The Branchiostoma floridae strain S238N-H82 chromosome 3, Bfl_VNyyK, whole genome shotgun sequence genomic sequence CATTGTACGTTTTCGGCTATTGACATATAAGAATAATGAGTCGACATTGCAGTGACTAAAGTAGCAACAAAAATTACAGCAATAAGAAAAATGTTcgatgatttaaagtataaggCTTTGCTTTTGTTTGATGTTAACATGTTCAACCATTCCGTTCACTTTTGTGAAAAAGCTCAATAAATATGCTATGTATGTCTGTATTAACGGCTTATTTTCAAaagtaacggatataggtcaccccgcaGATTAAGGTCAACTAGCGTTGATGATGTTCTGCATAAAAAGTTTATGAAGGTTAACTTACACCGCCCACGCATGTATTTGAGCCCTCTGCGCACGATCCAGACTTGTTCGCAGGCTTCGGACAGTCGGCGGAAATACCCGAACAGCTTGCCGACAGCGCGCACTCGGTCTCCTTCGTGCAGACCTCGGACGCGGAGCGATACGAGCAAGTCTCCGGGTTGCAACACGGTCCTTCACTTGGACTAATTGAGAATTTGGACAAATAAAGCTTAAGTTTGTTATTGATTCTCTTGTCGTTAAAATGTTCACAAGTACACaaagtacacaatgtacatcagCCTTTGATATTTGTATGTGCCATattacaaaagttttttttctttgaagaagacctttattgtacatttttacaaaggcaaaacatgtatatgaaagtatcacagatctagtctaacacagatgttccgcttcttctcgcttcttggtaacgGTGAAAATGTGGGACTAGAACTCACCTACAAGTGGCCCCTTGTTTCCTAGTGCAGCCTACCCCAATGACGCCAGGGGTCGCTCCGTTACAGCACCTGTCGCCAATCCGATCACAGACATCCTGGAAGCCACAGTCACACTCCTCTCCTTCTTCAACTATACCATTACCACACAGGGTAGCTTGTTCGACTGAAAATGTATACAAAaaccaaggataaaagctccttgcaaaaACGTAGTTTACAAGGTATAAAATtatggtgttcaacaccaaaGACACATGTTCAACTGTGCAtttggatagtgttcagcaccaaggacaggtatgttcacGTAtatgtggattgtgttcagcaccaaggacaggcatgttcacttgtgtgtgaattgtgttcagcaccaaggacaggtatgttcacctgtgtgtgaattgtgttcagcaccaaggacaggcatgtttaccaGTGTGTAGATAGTGGTCAGCACTACGGACAGGCAATGTTCATTTGTATATAGAGGACGTCCAGAACCAAGAAGAGGCATGTTCACTTCTGAAACGAAACAATTTGCTCCGAAGTATTTACCTTCAAAGCATCTGAAGGCTCTAGCAGCTACAGTAAGTGACATCCTGTCCACGCTACAGCGGGACATCTTGCTGTTGTTGGGGCGGTCTCCTGAAGTGGCTTGCGCAAACATGATGTAGTTCCCGTCAAAACCACCAGGTGTGCACATTGGCGGGTCGTGCTGTAAGGGAGTAAAACACGTGTCTAGCTATGttaaatgaaacaaaagtaAGCATAATACTTGCTATATATTGACTTTTTCTCATCAACAGTAACTTTTTCTCCGTTCAATGTAACGATTTTATCTTAGTAAGTTTTGCCACATATCATGTACAGCTTTCATTGCGGCTATTTGTCGGCCTCTTTTGCTTATGGTATGCTTTATTCTGGTTGCATATTGTTCTAATCTTATTCACTTTTTAGGCTTGATGACAGAAACTTTGTGAAATAAGAAGTGATGTATCGCGGTACAATCAGAAGACAGTGCATGGTAAGCCATAAAAAGCCCTAGCCACGAAGCCTCGAATGGAGGCTACAGATACGCatgttttgatgacgtcatacagACTTATCTGTGACGCACAGGATGACATCAGACAAACTTAACAGTGACGCACGTGATGACGTCAGtcataaaatgtacttaccgGTGACCCCCAGCTGTGTCCAATTTCGTGTGCGAAGGTGATGTGTGAGACCTTGGTGGGGATGTGGTTACCGAACAACTGTACTGTCACTAGCCCCGTGTTCCGTGACTGGAAAATCCCAGCATAACTCAGATGGCTACAGAAGAAGGATGGAGAGATTCAGAGATGTGTCACTGGTTCACATCTATGCACGGGGTCACGTATAAAAATTTGTGCGCTCCAataggcaatgttgatttgattatgtacccaaaactgatgctagcgtgcaaataaaaaaaaattggcaaataaAAGAGTTGCCTCCAATATGAAAtggtctggaaggttgaacaaatgacaaactttGAGTATTGAgtactgaacaatagattcttcattttcgtttcatgattcttcttctttgaccttggaattgacgttgacatAATTACGTACATGTTTTCAGGTGTATATTTTCGTCTACAGGATGTATttgatgtattttgtacaatttaaagcatggtcaaaaactttaatttttaatttttggaTACTGTActgccgaaaattgatgcgcgcgcagATGTCctccataaaatcaaattaacatgaccTTACCTAGAACATATGGCCCCTGTCCAGGCTATCCCTAGAGTCCCTTCAAAGTCCCTGTCTGTAAAGCCATAAGCCAGGCAGTAGTCGTTGTGGTTCATGTTGGAGATGTGGTCTAAGTATGCCTCCGCGCCAATGAAGTCCTCCCGAAATGGGTTGTCCGGGTAGACTTTATCCTCAGTAGTGTTGATCTGGGATCAGAGGGAAATAGAAAGAACACTGAAAGCTGATTAGATACATAGTTATTCTGAAACCTGTACCCAAAATATAAGTTGTCGCAGAAATAACAGAAACATGCTTTTGATAACTGTTAGGCTGGTATGACAAGATGGTTGAAGGTGTGTCGATGCCGATTACCGAATAGAAAACTAATAGAAATATCATTAGCTAATTAGATCATCAACGTTTCGCCAGAATTCAAGTATGTTGAATCACATAATACTACATGCATGTTTTTAAGTGTAGAAATTGAAATATACGTAATGtagtacatgttacatatattGTTTAGAATATTGCATAGATCATTTTGCATTCCATACGAGAATACAAGAacgaacattttgtacaataattCTATATATTCTTTTTAGAGCTTATCTTCTAAGGGACCAACTATAGTTTGCCTGCGTTTCATAGTTATAATCAAGTCTTTATCTCTAAGTTGTTTTCGATGTTGCGTTGTTTTTAGGACCCACCTTTAGTCTAGAGACGGTTACACCGTACCCCGTCCTCCCATCCAACTCCAGCGGGCGGTAGATCAGGTTAGCCGCCTTCACGTGAGCGGCTATCTGGGCAACGGTCGCCTCCCAAGTTCTGTACTTCCTGTATAAAAAAGACATAGAAACTGTGTAAATACTAGAAAAATACTTGCAGCGTCTTGATCTGGGTTAGAAGGGTACCCATGGAAGAGTAAAGAGAACTTcaacacaaatgtacattattatTTGCAAtagaagaaataaaacaatgaattgACGAAAACTTACTCGAAGAACTTGTGGTCCGCCATGATGAAGATAGGGCACGTGTTTTTGTCGCCAGGAGCACGCCGATGTCTCTGATGAGGCGGAGAGTACTTCTTCTTTTCATGCAACAAATCAGTGCCGTCCTTATCCTTGGGTACAGATAACAAGAAAGCAAAATGCAAATGATTTAAACCGACAGacaaaaacttacaaaacacaaatattctgtagGGAACAATGCAATAACATTGCACAGGAGTAATGATCTGCTCAACCCTATAAGAGACAGTATCTATAAATTGACTTTGTTTTTCACTTTGACGATGGTAGGTATCGACTTCcgagcacctttgacccattcatgacgtcacacatcCACAGGATCACTGCGCGTCAAGTGAGTCAAAGTTCTTATGAAAAGGATGAAGAAGAATTAAATTACGATGTATGAATTAAGAAGTATGAATCGTGCCAGCACAGATGAGGATTTATTCTATATTTTTCATGAGTTTTACTTTACATGAAAAACAAATACTTTTGATACCAACCTCTTCTGATTGGTCGTGTGGCTCAATAACAACATGGTCTTCGTGTACCCCACACCGGGCCTTGTGTCCATGAGGAGCAGGGTCTATCACATCCTGAGCCTTGTACATGACCGAGTGGAAGTCCTGTGTACTGTTGAAGTAACGTTCCGCAGGCTCGATGTAGTAATCATCGTCAGACGTGTAGACAAACCCCTCAAACCGTCCGGCTATGATGCTGCCGTGGCAAACACTTTTCGGATCACCTGTTCATCAGAGAAATGTTAACGTCATATGAGATGAAAACTAGTATTTATACCCTGTGTTGCCAATGATATGGAATTTTTCGATTTTACACGGTGTATATATCAAATACATCATAATCTGGACCACTTTAAATGCTTAGTTAGAATCGGCAATTTAGTATGCTCAATGTGACATGTTATCTATGAGATAGAAAAAATCATTCGCAACTTCAAGAAACATAATCATTCAGTTTCATTAAGTTGTTGATAAGTAGAGGGGCATAGATTGTATCTCGAGAAATAACGTTCAGTTTGGACGTCACACACAAGTTATGCACAGTAAGTGGAAACTAGGTTTGATCCAATCACAACAAGACGGACGTCCCCTTCTTCGACATCTGAATTCTTTAACATGCCTTGTTCTTATCTTGGATCTGTAAGCTCCAGAACGCTCGAACGCCTACCGGTACAATCTGCTCATGTTCGAATCGGTCCAgcatctggtccactgattttttcaggtccggttttttggaccggtccaacataGAAACGGTCTTGTACTGGTACACCGCactagtacccacccctaatgtgaCCCATTATGCCGCACTTACCAACGACATGTCCTGAGTAGATATGTGACAGGTCCATCTGCTGGATCCCGCCTGTCGTCTCCAGCTGAAAGTCCCTGCTGAACATACTGTTGTCTTTGCTCATCTGGAGATGGAAGTCCCtaaaacagaacaaacattTCTCCGTTGAACAAACGTTTCTCCGTTTGATGGGTAATTACAATTCAAGATTGACATTATATTGGCACAGCAATCTTCACCTATTTTGAATTGATTTCCATGTACATGACCACTGTACATAAGGActtgaaaaatgataatgaccACTATACATAGGATTATTGATACTTGGGTCAACTGGAAAACAATCATCAAGTGAGTACCAAAACGTGAAGACAATGCAGAAGTGGTCACTATTTCAAATCTGACTGAATATGTCAGATGTAACtgaaaaatacatgttacttgATACGTACGATCTTACACAGTTTGAACGTACTTTAAATTGCGGCTCTGCGACTACATAAAAACGTAGGGAAAGCACATGAAATAGTTTTTATTTCTGATCGTACCTTCCATGAGCGAAGAAGGCCAGATGGACCCGGCTTTCCTCCGGTAGAACGGCTCTCCTTGCCCGCTGGTGTTTGGCATGTAACCTGTCCGTGTCGTACCGTAACCCCTCAAAATGTGTCACAAACTGGTTCAACTGCTCACCTGGTAACAAGAGTACAAACATATGGGGTACGGAAAGTAAGGAATAGTCTTCTAATAATATATGCTACGAGCTTACCTGTACTGTTAAAACTGACGTACCGTTTTCGATGTTTGTCCGGTTGTTGGTCCAAAAACATTTGTTGCTGAATGGGCCGTACAAATCTTACGTTTATCTCAGGCTATACATCTAAGTATACATAGATACTTAGACACTAGGGCTTATACATGATGAATACGTCTAGTGACCTTTACTAAAGTGATCTGTAGACCAGGTGCACCACACCGTTTGTCGGGATGAATACTAAACCCATGTTTAGCTCTATGCTACGTTAGCCCTTAGCGGAAGTGCGAGTCTTTGTAGGACCTGCTGAACAGGTGTCATTGTAAACGACTTACACGATGTTCACATGGTTGTTGGGGAACGCTCGTTATAACCTACAGCTATATACTTTGCCAAAATACACAACCGTAAATGGTAACGAAAAACAGGAAGTGGGAACCGTGCCAGCACAGACAACCTACCCTGACGNNNNNNNNNNNNNNNNNNNNNNNNNNNNNNNNNNNNNNNNNNNNNNNNNNNNNNNNNNNNNNNNNNNNNNNNNNNNNNNNNNNNNNNNNNNNNNNNNNNNAAACCCTATTCAAACGATTTCACGTCGAACCTTTAGGCTATATACACTTTATCTGCACACTTTTAGTCGTATCAATTATATGTTAAATACATGCACTGAATCCATGTGGTAGTCTTTACACCTCCTGTCCACTAGTCTGCGACCGCGCtgtgacctcaaatttgacGGATTGCTAAACGAATTTTGTGGAAAAAGAACgactttttttaacgttttgtgtgatttgttgtcttctaaatcaTACGCCTTTCATCTTGCATCACGTTAGAATTATAACATCACTTGTCGCACAAATCCAATTCCGGCGACCACCGTCTAGCGGAAAGGAGGCCTTAACAAAATCGCTGTGttctttttccctttttttctgttacaagCCTTTTAAACATTATCCAAACTGATCCAAACGCATAGATATACACATAGACGCTGTTATTGTTGCTCACCTTGTGGGgtctagtggcacataggcCATCGAGCTTCCTAGCTGTTTCAGTGGCAGGGTATGGTTTGTACCGAAAGGTTGGCAGCCCTTTCCCTTAAAGTGTGCCTGTATATCTACTCGAACACACCCGGAACCACCAGTACTAATGAGTTTACGTCCATTTCAAAAGACGGGTGCAGTTACCACTAAGATGTCCTAAACCAGGCCAGATTAAAGCTAGCTATTAAAGTCTGCGTTTTCACATTATTACCTGTTGGCGATTTTAAGCGTTTGGTGATATGAACACATTGTAATCTATATTATATAGCTATAAGCACATATCACGCCCTACAACAACGCAGCAGACTAAATTTGCGTTTGACGTGAAAAGTCTTTATTCAATCAGACAATTCAAGGACATGAGCAATTTCTCTTCCAATAGGTGCAATTCTAAAACATCTGTGCTGTGCATATACTAGTGACTAGTATGTTGCGAGTTCCACAAATTCTAAGGCAACTAGAATCATTAGCTCATTTCACACAATTGTTACTTCTACATTTACGTGCAAAAACATTATTCAGTGGTGAATATTCATATTCCATGTTTGAAAGCCTTACTCACATTGAGGTCCAACTTTATGTTTACAGTATCTAGCAATCACTATTAGCCAGTAAAACCTTTACTCTTATAAAGTTACTTAAAGCTTGTGCTTGTAATAAATTGCAAAAAGTTTTGTTTGCAAGAGAGAACAATGTTTGTGACATATACTGTCTAATATAAGAGTGAATTTTGAAACTTGAAATGATATTTACAACAAAGGGAGTACAAACAGAAATTGACATAGATCTACAGGTAACAAATCTTAACTATTTGACTAGAAACACGATATCTTACACGTATTTCAAAGTAtctaaaaaaatgacaatagaTCTAGACAATTTTGTTATTGATTGCACTACAATGAAATGCATAGTTCAAAGTTTAAGTCTCTTCTAGTCCTTTTAAATCACATCACACTTTTGACACAAGCGTCCTACAATTTTGTGATGGAGAAAGATAGTCCTACGTTTTGAAACACATTGTTGActatttgaaatacattttttgtgcTTTTAAGGCAGTCATTGTTTGTAGCTTTGATAATTTTTGAATTAGTTTATCATGATTGGTGGGGTGTTTTCTTCATGCAATGTCATAGGTCAAATGAGTAGGTAAAAATAATTACCGGTACTTATCATTTTTGAAACTTCCTTTTCTATACACATTTTTGTTGTTCAATTATTAACTATGGACGGTACAAAAAAAGGTGCAGCAATATCGCCACATGCATGCAAAAACACTCCCTTAGAGGGACTGCTGCtttagatatacattgtacactaaGTCTTAGTGAAATTTCTTAGTTTTGATTTCTAACAGTCTTTGAatctttgttgttattttttaaaTCATCATTAATCAGTCTCAAGTCTTTGTAGTAtttcttcctttcctttttCCACAATCAGATAAAAGTCATTAGACTCCTTAACCATCTTAAGAAGTCACTAAATCTAGTCTAGGTTTAGGCCATTTATGCAATGTTCCAGATGGACAGTATGTAAAAATGCTATGGTCAATGTTCTTAGCACTATAACAGtttgcattctttttttttttacttctgatAATGCATGTCTTTTCCTGTCATGGGCTCATGATGCACATCTAAATCCGAGGAACATATCTAATAATtttttgcacacacacacctttATCTAGTTTTACAAATCACGGCAATTCATTTTAAAGCCCCTAACACAGCAGCAACATTGATCGTCTGTTTTCTAGATTAATCAATAGTTTAGATTTCTCTGCTTCTGCTCCTTCAATCATGCAGTTTCATAACAAAaatcatgtacaacatgtatcgTTTTCATGATCAGTATAGTGTATAGTGTAATTAGTGTTCCATCCAGATTTAACGTAGTCCAGCTCTCTCTGCTTTTGCTTCTTCGATACTACTGGGGATGACTGCGTTGAGGCAACAAGTCACGCCAACAACAAGCATGATTATCCCTACTGATAACAGTAGGAATGACCACCAGTTGTcctgaaatacaaacaaatgtgTGCAAGTTagtaataaacaacaacaaggcTTTCTGGGTTATGGAAAGTTTGACTATGGTTAGAGGTGAAAACGTTCATGGCATAATATCTGACTAGTAAAGATTTTATGTTCATTTGGCTCAGAAACATGTGACAAGTAGAgacattaaaatcaaagaaccttAGGAGGTCAtctagctggactgcaccaAATTTTCCTTAGAAATTGTGCCAACTTTGCAAATTTCACATTGTCCCTTGCGGTCACACTCACATGCGACATATgagtaatagggccttcacaaggaaatcgaattagcaggaatcaagccgaaccagccggaatgaagtatttgcaaacttcgtgtcacattcggggccattcgggtgggaattccaaatgcgccttaaatccccttcacacgagaaggaataaGCCGAAATg encodes the following:
- the LOC118412071 gene encoding disintegrin and metalloproteinase domain-containing protein 10-like (The sequence of the model RefSeq protein was modified relative to this genomic sequence to represent the inferred CDS: added 58 bases not found in genome assembly) — translated: MAEMRLLVLVSAAWWFFVQGEQLNQFVTHFEGLRYDTDRLHAKHQRARRAVLPEESRVHLAFFAHGRDFHLQMSKDNSMFSRDFQLETTGGIQQMDLSHIYSGHVVGDPKSVCHGSIIAGRFEGFVYTSDDDYYIEPAERYFNSTQDFHSVMYKAQDVIDPAPHGHKARCGVHEDHVVIEPHDQSEEDKDGTDLLHEKKKYSPPHQRHRRAPGDKNTCPIFIMADHKFFEKYRTWEATVAQIAAHVKAANLIYRPLELDGRTGYGVTVSRLKINTTEDKVYPDNPFREDFIGAEAYLDHISNMNHNDYCLAYGFTDRDFEGTLGIAWTGAICSSHLSYAGIFQSRNTGLVTVQLFGNHIPTKVSHITFAHEIGHSWGSPHDPPMCTPGGFDGNYIMFAQATSGDRPNNSKMSRCSVDRMSLTVAARAFRCFEVEQATLCGNGIVEEGEECDCGFQDVCDRIGDRCCNGATPGVIGVGCTRKQGATCSPSEGPCCNPETCSYRSASEVCTKETECALSASCSGISADCPKPANKSGSCAEGSNTCVGGECVGSICDLDNMESCQCTLKADGSNVKDLCQVCCQQPGQPGSCKPYTARTILKPVGSPCDNNKGYCDALRKCREVDIDGPLARIKRLLLTDEGTEWVKNNWWVILLGILGVIGVLVGVIFCLNAVVPSSIEQARKKARIDSLSLQPS